In one window of Protaetiibacter larvae DNA:
- a CDS encoding DUF5719 family protein, with protein sequence MADDELPEPQLPAVEAPEPLASEPQAAETALPHPRPRSVGRAVTVISLRVVRGLVGAAAAILVIGAVGFVPLPTIGIEPLATTVQPEPAELLVGCAGSLLQLGDDAGTDANQLSSVGIPQLTVAAEPGRAAESTLAESDAGTGGTARAPAVLTLPASADARLAAAQAQRATDDDRLRGLAASGCVEPRSSSWLVGGATTVGRTTLLLLANPTAVTAQVTLQLWGEEGPVLAPGLNGIAVPAGTQRVIPLSGFAPDLASPVVHVEARGGLVAASLQTSVTRVLDAGGVDVVGDTAAPSRELVIPGVRIFDQEGVSSSLGIADYADLDAIARIGNPGTEDAEVEVSLTPTLAGGVATSFDLEVHAGTVTDIALSSALELGQGPLPDGSYTVTVRADTPVVAGVRVSTIPLPGVDETGQPVAAAADLAWLAAAPPLTGDALLAVAAAPEPVLVVVNPDNATRTVRLEPVDGGDTITLELPAAGSAGLTLASDTAYRLLGAEGVHAAISFAAPGQVAGYTFRSPRAADTPLVVRP encoded by the coding sequence ATGGCTGACGACGAGCTCCCCGAGCCGCAGCTGCCCGCGGTGGAGGCACCCGAGCCCCTGGCATCCGAACCCCAGGCAGCCGAGACCGCGCTGCCGCATCCCCGGCCGCGCAGCGTCGGGCGCGCCGTCACCGTGATCTCGCTGCGGGTCGTGCGCGGACTCGTCGGCGCCGCGGCCGCGATCCTGGTGATCGGCGCGGTCGGCTTCGTGCCCCTCCCCACGATCGGCATCGAGCCGCTCGCGACCACGGTGCAGCCGGAGCCCGCCGAGCTGCTCGTGGGCTGCGCGGGATCCCTGCTGCAGCTCGGCGACGACGCCGGGACGGACGCGAACCAGCTCAGCTCCGTGGGCATCCCGCAGCTGACCGTCGCCGCGGAGCCGGGGCGCGCCGCCGAGAGCACGCTCGCCGAGAGCGACGCGGGCACCGGCGGCACAGCGCGGGCGCCCGCCGTGCTCACGCTGCCGGCGTCGGCGGATGCGCGCCTCGCCGCGGCGCAGGCACAGCGCGCGACCGACGACGACCGACTCCGTGGGCTCGCGGCGTCGGGCTGCGTCGAGCCGCGCAGCTCCAGTTGGCTCGTGGGCGGCGCCACGACCGTCGGCCGCACCACCCTGCTGCTGCTCGCGAACCCCACCGCCGTGACCGCCCAGGTCACCCTCCAGCTGTGGGGCGAGGAGGGGCCCGTGCTCGCGCCCGGACTCAACGGCATCGCGGTGCCGGCAGGCACGCAGCGCGTGATCCCGCTCTCCGGCTTCGCCCCGGATCTGGCCTCGCCCGTCGTGCACGTCGAGGCGCGCGGCGGGCTCGTCGCGGCAAGCCTGCAGACCTCGGTGACCCGGGTGCTCGACGCGGGCGGCGTCGACGTCGTCGGCGACACCGCGGCGCCCTCCCGCGAGCTCGTCATCCCCGGCGTGCGGATCTTCGATCAGGAGGGGGTGAGCAGCTCCCTCGGCATCGCCGACTACGCCGACCTCGACGCCATCGCGCGCATCGGCAACCCCGGCACCGAGGATGCCGAGGTCGAGGTGAGCCTCACCCCCACGCTCGCCGGCGGCGTCGCGACGAGCTTCGACCTCGAGGTGCACGCCGGGACGGTCACCGACATCGCGCTCTCGTCGGCTCTCGAGCTCGGTCAGGGACCGCTGCCGGACGGCAGCTACACGGTGACCGTCCGCGCCGACACGCCGGTCGTGGCCGGGGTGCGCGTCTCGACGATTCCGCTGCCGGGGGTGGACGAGACCGGTCAGCCCGTCGCGGCGGCCGCCGACCTCGCCTGGCTCGCGGCCGCCCCGCCGCTCACCGGGGATGCGCTGCTCGCGGTCGCCGCAGCGCCCGAGCCCGTGCTCGTCGTGGTCAACCCCGACAACGCGACCCGCACCGTACGGCTCGAGCCGGTCGACGGCGGCGACACGATCACGCTCGAACTGCCTGCGGCGGGCTCCGCCGGGTTGACCCTC
- a CDS encoding glycosyltransferase yields MPRVTAVLVVQDGDRWLGATLEALAAQTRRPDALVVVAEPTTTLDADASAAAGVTQLVTATGGTFGVGIARALRATTPVADEEEWLWLLRADTAPAPDALRALLSAIELAPSVAVAGPKLVDANDPARIRSYGETVSRLGTTVALVDDELDQAQYDQASDVLAVAVEGAIVRRAVWHAVDGLDAGLPSTDAGLDLGIRVRLAGHRIVRVPAARVLRARRPEDVARKRPSSTRRLSRLARTAQLHRRFVYAPALAVPLHWLSLLPLAVVRSLGQLLAKRPGAVPGEIASAFRAAFDGTVPGARIRLRRARNVGWRAIAPLRLTGAPLREHRAHERDQADERLGREPDLVRAAFLGGGTWVVAASIALGVVLFWRLLGATSLEGGGLLPLAGSPSQLWGKLGWGPREIGAGFTGAADPANSLWALLGSATWWDPSFSVVLLWITALPFAALGAWWAATRVSERVWPPVAAALLWAVAPVFLTALGEGRIGAVLVHLLLPWLVLALIEGARSWSAAAAASLLFAAIVAAAPSLAPALLLAVLAWAVARPRGFVRIIGVPIPAIALVAPLVIDAVRRGTPLAILADPGVVQPSAPPSGWGLLIARPDAGTAGWDGLLAVFGVGATPWATLIPAALLAPLALVALLALFFRGARRSIPALALAAVGLATAWAAGHVQVTSLGAATAGPWPGAGLSLYWLGIVGAAVVALEALGRAAVAAGIVVTVAAAAAVVPLLAAPILGTSPVHPGDGRQLPALAAAAGSSDPGIGTLVLTPQPDGSLQVRLERGEGTTLDDQSALFAGRTQPSEEDAALAELAGNLASRGGFDPVPGLQRFQIGFVLVSPEAADVAREQSATRERAVESLDATAALTPASDSAEGTLWTFPALERMPEQASGRGAYGIGVLAVQGAVVLFALLLALPTRRRRRVVQTRSSTDEPAATTFDEESDG; encoded by the coding sequence ATGCCCCGAGTCACTGCTGTCCTCGTCGTCCAGGACGGCGATCGATGGCTGGGCGCCACCCTCGAGGCGCTCGCGGCGCAGACCCGGCGTCCCGACGCGCTCGTCGTCGTCGCCGAGCCGACGACGACCCTCGACGCCGACGCGTCCGCAGCGGCGGGCGTCACCCAACTGGTGACCGCGACCGGCGGCACCTTCGGGGTGGGGATCGCGCGGGCCCTGCGCGCGACCACCCCCGTCGCCGACGAGGAGGAGTGGCTGTGGCTGCTGCGGGCCGACACGGCCCCCGCACCCGACGCCCTCCGCGCCCTGCTGTCGGCCATCGAGCTCGCCCCCTCGGTCGCCGTCGCCGGCCCCAAGCTCGTCGATGCGAACGACCCCGCGCGCATCCGCTCCTACGGCGAGACCGTGTCGCGGCTCGGCACCACGGTCGCCCTCGTCGACGACGAGCTCGACCAGGCTCAGTACGACCAGGCGAGCGATGTGCTCGCGGTCGCCGTCGAGGGGGCGATCGTGCGCCGCGCGGTCTGGCACGCCGTCGACGGCCTGGATGCCGGCCTGCCGAGCACCGACGCGGGACTCGACCTGGGCATCCGGGTGCGACTCGCGGGCCATCGCATCGTGCGCGTCCCGGCGGCCCGGGTGCTCCGCGCGCGGCGCCCCGAGGACGTCGCCCGCAAACGCCCCTCGAGCACCCGCCGGTTGAGCCGCCTCGCGCGCACGGCGCAACTGCACCGGCGCTTCGTCTACGCCCCCGCCCTCGCCGTTCCCCTGCACTGGCTCAGCCTGCTGCCGCTCGCCGTCGTCCGTTCGCTCGGGCAGCTGCTCGCCAAGCGCCCCGGGGCGGTTCCGGGCGAGATCGCCTCAGCGTTCCGGGCCGCCTTCGACGGCACGGTCCCGGGGGCGCGCATCCGGCTCCGCCGGGCCCGGAACGTCGGATGGCGGGCGATCGCGCCGCTCCGCCTCACCGGCGCCCCGCTGCGCGAGCACCGCGCCCACGAGCGCGACCAGGCGGACGAGCGGCTCGGCCGCGAGCCGGACCTCGTGCGGGCGGCCTTCCTCGGAGGCGGCACCTGGGTCGTCGCGGCGAGCATCGCCCTCGGTGTCGTGCTGTTCTGGCGACTGCTCGGCGCGACGAGCCTCGAAGGCGGCGGGCTCCTGCCGCTCGCGGGCTCGCCGTCGCAGCTGTGGGGCAAGCTCGGCTGGGGGCCGCGCGAGATCGGCGCCGGGTTCACGGGCGCCGCCGACCCCGCCAACAGCCTGTGGGCGCTGCTCGGCTCCGCGACGTGGTGGGATCCCTCGTTCTCCGTCGTGCTGCTGTGGATCACGGCGCTCCCGTTCGCCGCCCTCGGCGCCTGGTGGGCAGCCACCCGGGTGAGCGAGCGCGTCTGGCCTCCCGTCGCGGCCGCCCTCCTCTGGGCCGTCGCGCCGGTCTTCCTGACGGCGCTCGGCGAGGGACGCATCGGCGCGGTCCTCGTGCACCTGCTGCTGCCGTGGCTCGTGCTGGCGCTCATCGAGGGCGCGCGCTCGTGGAGCGCGGCGGCGGCCGCCTCGCTGCTGTTCGCGGCGATCGTCGCGGCGGCGCCCTCCCTCGCGCCCGCCCTGCTGCTCGCGGTCCTCGCCTGGGCGGTGGCCCGGCCCCGCGGTTTCGTGCGGATCATCGGCGTGCCGATCCCGGCGATCGCCCTCGTCGCGCCGCTCGTGATCGATGCCGTCCGGCGGGGGACACCGCTCGCGATCCTCGCCGACCCGGGCGTCGTGCAGCCGTCCGCGCCGCCGAGCGGGTGGGGTCTGCTCATCGCGCGCCCCGACGCCGGCACGGCGGGCTGGGACGGTCTGCTCGCGGTCTTCGGCGTCGGAGCGACCCCGTGGGCGACGCTCATCCCCGCCGCGCTGCTCGCGCCGCTCGCGCTCGTCGCGCTTCTCGCGCTCTTCTTCCGGGGCGCGCGCCGGTCGATCCCCGCACTCGCCCTCGCGGCAGTGGGGCTCGCAACAGCGTGGGCGGCCGGCCATGTCCAGGTGACGAGCCTCGGCGCGGCGACCGCCGGCCCGTGGCCCGGCGCGGGTCTCAGCCTGTACTGGCTCGGCATCGTGGGCGCGGCGGTCGTCGCGCTCGAGGCGCTCGGGCGTGCGGCGGTCGCCGCCGGCATCGTCGTGACGGTGGCGGCCGCGGCCGCGGTGGTCCCGCTCCTCGCGGCGCCCATCCTGGGCACGAGCCCGGTGCACCCGGGTGACGGTCGCCAGCTGCCGGCTCTCGCGGCCGCCGCGGGATCATCGGACCCCGGCATCGGCACGCTCGTTCTCACCCCGCAACCCGACGGCTCGCTCCAGGTGCGGCTGGAGCGCGGCGAGGGCACGACCCTCGACGATCAGTCGGCCCTGTTCGCCGGACGCACGCAGCCGAGCGAGGAGGATGCCGCCCTCGCCGAGCTCGCGGGCAACCTGGCATCGCGCGGCGGCTTCGACCCGGTGCCCGGCCTGCAGCGCTTCCAGATCGGCTTCGTGCTCGTGAGTCCCGAGGCCGCGGACGTCGCCCGCGAGCAGTCGGCGACCCGCGAGCGCGCCGTCGAGTCGCTCGACGCGACCGCCGCGCTGACACCGGCGAGCGACAGCGCCGAGGGCACACTGTGGACGTTCCCCGCACTCGAGCGGATGCCTGAGCAGGCATCCGGGCGCGGTGCCTACGGCATCGGCGTGCTCGCGGTGCAGGGCGCGGTCGTGCTGTTCGCACTGCTGCTGGCGCTGCCGACCCGTCGCCGGCGTCGCGTGGTGCAGACGAGGTCGTCGACCGACGAACCCGCGGCGACCACCTTCGATGAGGAATCCGATGGCTGA
- a CDS encoding WhiB family transcriptional regulator: protein MTRNDYRPSVPEDWFVDPVRLGMPGLRPATVDDDNPLAWQTDSLCAQTDPEAFFPEKGGSTRDAKRICSGCSVRAQCLQYALENDERFGIWGGLSERERRKLRRGRIA, encoded by the coding sequence ATGACGAGGAACGACTACCGTCCCTCCGTCCCCGAGGACTGGTTCGTCGATCCGGTGCGCCTGGGGATGCCCGGGCTGCGGCCCGCGACGGTCGACGACGACAACCCGCTCGCCTGGCAGACCGACTCGCTGTGCGCCCAGACCGATCCCGAGGCCTTCTTCCCGGAGAAGGGCGGATCCACCCGCGACGCCAAGCGCATCTGCAGCGGCTGCTCGGTGCGCGCCCAGTGCCTGCAGTACGCGCTCGAGAACGACGAGCGCTTCGGCATCTGGGGCGGGCTGAGCGAGCGCGAGCGCCGCAAGCTGCGCCGCGGCCGCATCGCCTGA
- the galE gene encoding UDP-glucose 4-epimerase GalE, whose translation MTWLVTGGAGYIGAHVARALREAGLDPVVLDDLSSGHRAFVAPGTPFVEGSILDGELLLDTLSEHEVEGVIHVAGFKYAGVSVERPLHTYRQNVEGTRVLLAAMADRGVGRIVFSSSAAVYGNADVDLVVEDTPKNPTSPYGESKLIGEWLLRDQAVATGLAHTSLRYFNVVGSGFPDVYDTSPHNLFPLVFDALVAGRTPRINGTDYPTPDGTNVRDYIHVADLARAHVAAAAALAEGRALEPAYNLGSGDGVSVRQIMDAVARVTGIAFEPELGPRRAGDPARIVASGDRAARDLGWAMRHSLDDMVASAWAARVAAG comes from the coding sequence ATGACCTGGCTCGTGACCGGCGGCGCCGGCTACATCGGCGCCCACGTCGCGCGCGCATTGCGGGAGGCGGGGCTCGATCCCGTCGTGCTCGACGACCTCTCGAGCGGCCATCGCGCCTTCGTCGCGCCCGGCACCCCGTTCGTCGAGGGCTCCATCCTCGACGGAGAGCTCCTCCTCGACACGCTCTCCGAGCACGAGGTCGAGGGCGTCATCCATGTGGCCGGGTTCAAGTACGCCGGGGTCTCGGTGGAGCGGCCGCTGCACACCTACCGGCAGAACGTCGAGGGCACGCGCGTGCTGCTCGCCGCGATGGCCGACCGGGGCGTGGGGCGCATCGTGTTCTCCTCGTCCGCCGCCGTGTACGGCAACGCGGATGTCGACCTCGTCGTCGAGGACACCCCCAAGAACCCCACCTCGCCCTACGGCGAGTCCAAGCTCATCGGGGAGTGGCTGCTGCGCGATCAGGCGGTCGCGACCGGACTCGCGCACACCTCGCTGCGCTACTTCAACGTCGTGGGGTCCGGTTTCCCCGACGTGTACGACACGAGCCCGCACAACCTGTTCCCGCTCGTGTTCGACGCGCTCGTCGCGGGTCGTACGCCGCGGATCAACGGAACGGACTACCCGACGCCCGACGGCACCAATGTGCGCGACTACATCCATGTGGCCGATCTGGCGCGGGCGCATGTCGCGGCGGCTGCGGCGCTCGCCGAGGGGCGCGCGCTCGAGCCCGCCTACAATCTCGGCAGCGGCGACGGGGTGTCGGTGCGGCAGATCATGGACGCCGTCGCGCGCGTCACGGGCATCGCCTTCGAGCCCGAGCTCGGCCCGCGCCGTGCGGGCGACCCGGCGCGCATCGTGGCGTCGGGCGACCGCGCCGCACGCGATCTGGGCTGGGCCATGCGGCACAGCCTGGACGACATGGTCGCGAGCGCCTGGGCCGCGCGCGTCGCCGCGGGTTGA